The Apodemus sylvaticus chromosome 17, mApoSyl1.1, whole genome shotgun sequence genome contains a region encoding:
- the Pacsin2 gene encoding protein kinase C and casein kinase substrate in neurons protein 2 isoform X2, with protein MSVTYDDSVGVEVSSDSFWEVGNYKRTVRRIDDGHRLCGDLMNCLHERARIEKAYAQQLTEWARRWRQLVEKGPQYGTVEKAWIAVMSEAERVSDLHLEVKASLMNEDFEKIKNWQKEAFHKQMMGGFKETKEAEDGFRKAQKPWAKKLKEVEAAKKAHHTACKEEKLAVSREANSKADPSLNPEQLKKLQDKIEKCKQDVLKTKDKYEKALKELDQTTPQYMENMEQVFEQCQQFEEKRLRFFREVLLEVQKHLDLSNVASYKTIYRELEQSIKAADAVEDLRWFRANHGPGMAMNWPQFEEWSADLNRTLSRREKKKAADGVTLTGINQTGDQSGQNKPGSVSSYEKTQNYPTDWSDDESNNPFSSTDANGDSNPFDEDTTSGTEVRVRALYDYEGQEHDELSFKAGDELTKIEDEDEQGWCKGRLDSGQVGLYPANYVEAIQ; from the exons GTTGGGAACTACAAACGGACTGTGAGGCGGATTGACGATGGCCACCGCCTGTGTGGTGACCTCATGAACTGTCTGCACGAGCGGGCACGCATTGAGAAGGCGTATGCACAGCAGCTCACTGAGTGGGCCCGACGCTGGAGACAGCTTGTAGAGAAAG GACCACAGTATGGGACCGTGGAGAAGGCCTGGATAGCTGTCATGTCTGAAGCAGAGAGGGTGAGTGATCTGCACCTGGAAGTGAAGGCCTCACTGATGAATGAAGACTTTGAGAAGATCAAGAACTGGCAGAAGGAAGCCTTTCACAAGCAGATGATGGGAGGCTTCAAGGAGAccaaggaagcagaggatggctttcGGAAGGCTCAGAAGCCCTGGGCCAAGAAGCTCAAAGAG GTGGAGGCGGCAAAGAAGGCACACCACACTGCGTGCAAAGAGGAGAAGCTGGCCGTCTCTCGCGAGGCCAACAGCAAAGCAGACCCATCGCTCAACCCCGAGCAGTTGAAGAAACTGCAGGACAAGATAGAAAAGTGCAAGCAGGATGTCCTAAAG ACCAAGGACAAGTATGAGAAGGCCCTGAAGGAGCTGGATCAGACCACACCCCAGTACATGGAGAACATGGAGCAGGTGTTCGAGCAGTGCCAGCAATTTGAAGAGAAGCGCCTGCGCTTCTTCCGGGAGGTTCTGCTGGAGGTTCAGAAGCACTTAGACCTGTCCAATGTGGCTAG CTACAAAACCATTTACCGAGAGCTGGAGCAGAGCATCAAAGCAGCTGATGCAGTAGAGGACTTGAGGTGGTTCCGGGCTAACCATGGGCCAGGCATGGCTATGAACTGGCCACAGTTTGAG gagtggtctgcAGATCTGAACCGAACTCTCAGccggagagagaaaaagaaggctgCTGACGGTGTCACCCTAACAGGAATCAACCAGACAGGTGACCAGTCTGGACAGAACAAGCCTGGCAG TGTCAGCAGCTATGAGAAGACTCAGAATTACCCTACTGACTGGTCTGACGATGAGTCTAACAACCCTTTCTCCTCCACTGATGCCAACGGGGACTCTAACCCATTTGATGAGGATACTACCTCAGGAACAGAGGTGCGAGTTCGGGCCCTCTATGACTATGAGGGACAGGAACACGATGAGCTGAGCTTCAAGGCTG GAGATGAGCTGACCAAGATAGAGGATGAAGATGAACAGGGTTGGTGCAAGGGACGTTTAGACAGTGGCCAGGTTGGCCTATACCCAGCCAACTATGTCGAGGCTATCCAGTGA
- the Pacsin2 gene encoding protein kinase C and casein kinase substrate in neurons protein 2 isoform X1, with the protein MSVTYDDSVGVEVSSDSFWEVGNYKRTVRRIDDGHRLCGDLMNCLHERARIEKAYAQQLTEWARRWRQLVEKGPQYGTVEKAWIAVMSEAERVSDLHLEVKASLMNEDFEKIKNWQKEAFHKQMMGGFKETKEAEDGFRKAQKPWAKKLKEVEAAKKAHHTACKEEKLAVSREANSKADPSLNPEQLKKLQDKIEKCKQDVLKTKDKYEKALKELDQTTPQYMENMEQVFEQCQQFEEKRLRFFREVLLEVQKHLDLSNVASYKTIYRELEQSIKAADAVEDLRWFRANHGPGMAMNWPQFEEWSADLNRTLSRREKKKAADGVTLTGINQTGDQSGQNKPGSNLSVPSNPAQPTQLQSSYNPFEDEDDTGSSVSEKEDIKAKNVSSYEKTQNYPTDWSDDESNNPFSSTDANGDSNPFDEDTTSGTEVRVRALYDYEGQEHDELSFKAGDELTKIEDEDEQGWCKGRLDSGQVGLYPANYVEAIQ; encoded by the exons GTTGGGAACTACAAACGGACTGTGAGGCGGATTGACGATGGCCACCGCCTGTGTGGTGACCTCATGAACTGTCTGCACGAGCGGGCACGCATTGAGAAGGCGTATGCACAGCAGCTCACTGAGTGGGCCCGACGCTGGAGACAGCTTGTAGAGAAAG GACCACAGTATGGGACCGTGGAGAAGGCCTGGATAGCTGTCATGTCTGAAGCAGAGAGGGTGAGTGATCTGCACCTGGAAGTGAAGGCCTCACTGATGAATGAAGACTTTGAGAAGATCAAGAACTGGCAGAAGGAAGCCTTTCACAAGCAGATGATGGGAGGCTTCAAGGAGAccaaggaagcagaggatggctttcGGAAGGCTCAGAAGCCCTGGGCCAAGAAGCTCAAAGAG GTGGAGGCGGCAAAGAAGGCACACCACACTGCGTGCAAAGAGGAGAAGCTGGCCGTCTCTCGCGAGGCCAACAGCAAAGCAGACCCATCGCTCAACCCCGAGCAGTTGAAGAAACTGCAGGACAAGATAGAAAAGTGCAAGCAGGATGTCCTAAAG ACCAAGGACAAGTATGAGAAGGCCCTGAAGGAGCTGGATCAGACCACACCCCAGTACATGGAGAACATGGAGCAGGTGTTCGAGCAGTGCCAGCAATTTGAAGAGAAGCGCCTGCGCTTCTTCCGGGAGGTTCTGCTGGAGGTTCAGAAGCACTTAGACCTGTCCAATGTGGCTAG CTACAAAACCATTTACCGAGAGCTGGAGCAGAGCATCAAAGCAGCTGATGCAGTAGAGGACTTGAGGTGGTTCCGGGCTAACCATGGGCCAGGCATGGCTATGAACTGGCCACAGTTTGAG gagtggtctgcAGATCTGAACCGAACTCTCAGccggagagagaaaaagaaggctgCTGACGGTGTCACCCTAACAGGAATCAACCAGACAGGTGACCAGTCTGGACAGAACAAGCCTGGCAG CAACCTTAGTGTCCCGAGCAACCCCGCCCAGCCCACGCAGTTACAGTCCAGCTACAACCCCTTCGAGGACGAGGACGACACGGGCAGCAGCGTCAGTGAGAAGGAGGACATTAAGGCCAAAAA TGTCAGCAGCTATGAGAAGACTCAGAATTACCCTACTGACTGGTCTGACGATGAGTCTAACAACCCTTTCTCCTCCACTGATGCCAACGGGGACTCTAACCCATTTGATGAGGATACTACCTCAGGAACAGAGGTGCGAGTTCGGGCCCTCTATGACTATGAGGGACAGGAACACGATGAGCTGAGCTTCAAGGCTG GAGATGAGCTGACCAAGATAGAGGATGAAGATGAACAGGGTTGGTGCAAGGGACGTTTAGACAGTGGCCAGGTTGGCCTATACCCAGCCAACTATGTCGAGGCTATCCAGTGA